CCAGCCTGCGGTCGAGCGTGACGCGCGCGGCCTTTGCCAGCTCTGGCGTTCGATGCGGCGTGATCTGGTCTTCGGGAAAGAGCGCGAACAGATGTGAGATATGCCGGTGCCCGGGCTCAGCATCGGCGTAGTCCGCCTGCCACTCCTGAAGATTTCCCGCTTTGCCGATCTGGAACGGCGGTAGTTTGATCAGTGCCAGCCTCGCGCGGTTGTGCAACTCGGCGTCGGCGGTGGCGTCCCACTCCGGCGTGGACGCGAGGACAGATGCGGATTGCAACAGGCGGGTCAGAACGGCGCGCACGATCTCGATGTCCATCGTAGGAGCCATGCAGATGTTGTGCGCAGTGCCATCGGGCAGCTTGTATTTGTTCTCTGGCGAGCAGGAAGGACCCGTGACGAAGTGCTGCGTTGCGGGATCGGTAATGAGGTAGTCGAGAAGGAAGAGCGCGTTCTCGCGCAACCGGGGGTAGCCTCGATCGCGCAGGAAAGAGACGTCGCCGGTGTAGTCGTAGTGGTCCCACATGTGCAGAGCCAGCCACGCAGCACCCATCGGCCACACTCCGCCGCCGAGGCCGTCAACGGGAACGGCGTCGCCCCACACATCGGTGTTGTGATGTACGACCATTCCACGTGCATTGTAGTAACGCTCCGCAGTCACACGGCCTGGTCCGCGAGTCCGATCGATCAGATCGAAGAGCGGGAGGTGCAGCTCCGACAGGTTCGCCCGTTCCGCCAGCCAATAGATCATCTGGATGTTGATGTTGATGGTGTATTTGGATCCCCACGGTGGATCGATGGACTCATTCCAGATTCCCTGCAGGTTGGCTGCGAATGTTCCTGCTCGCGAGCTTCCGATCAGGAGATAGCGCCCGTACTGGAAGTAGATGTTGAGTAGGCCCAGGTCTTCTCCGCCAGCCTTAATTTTTGCGAGCCTTTTGTCGGTTGCCACGTCTGCATTTGGATCTGCACTGCCCGGCGTGTTTCCAAGAGTGATTGCGGCGCGGCGGAAGAGCCGGCGATGATCGACGATGTGCCGTGTACGCAGGTCGGCATAAGGTCTGGCTGCTGCACGCAGCAGATTGTTATCGACTGCCTGCTGCATGGCGGCTGCGCCTGCGGAGTAGCGCAGATTGGTTGCGCAATCGATGAACAACGTGACCGCCGTAGCGTTTGCCACTGTCAGGGCGCTTTCGCGTGTCGAGGTGGTTCCGTCGGTCGAAATAGCGAGGAGCTCGGCGTAGTACTTTACGCCGACCTGGCGTTCTTTAACCGGGAGACCGGGATTGTCGTTGACCGGGAGCGCTTCGCCGAAGAGCGTCAGACGGTTCTGTGCAATGGCTTCGGTTTTGAAGTTCGCCGGGCGATCCAGCACAGCTTTGAAGCTGATCTTTCCTGGATGGCTTGCCGTTAGGCGGATAACGATAGCCTGGTCCGGCTGCGAGCTAAAGACCTCTCGTCGATAGTTGACGCCCTGATGCGTGAAGGTGGTGCTGACGATGGCGGTATCGAGGTTCAACTCGAGCCGGTAGTTGGTGGCTCCCTGCATGTCGCCAAAATCGAGATGGAGGTCGCCGAGGGTCTGATAACAAGGCATCCTTCTGGGAATAGCGAGGAAGTCATTGAGGACCAGGGCCTCAGCCTCGGAGACGTGGCCGGCAAAAAGTAGCTGCCGCATCTTCTGCACGGTTTCGTTGGCAAGAGGGTTGTTGCGATCACGAACTTCGCCATCCCAGATGGACTCTTCGTTGAGCTGGATATGTTCTTTGCCGGGCTGACCGTAGACACATGCTCCGAGCCGGCCATTGCCGACGGGAAGAGAATCGGGCCATGCGGACGCGGGCTGGCCGAAGAAGAGCTTATAGGGAGTAGGCTCGTCGGAGTCTGCGCTGTCGTGCGCAGTCTGCATCGCCCAACCAAGTGCACGCTGCTGCGAGACGGCAGCCGCGGCGGCAGACGTCGCCAGAAACCGGCGGCGGGAAGGGGAGTTTGACATCGACTTGTGTTCCGTTTTGATTCGTCAAGGTTAAATGACGTTATCTATGTGAGCTAATTTGTTTCTTCGCGAATGTTCCAACGATCTGGCATCCGGATCATTTTAGGCCGAATGGAGAGTAGCGGCAGGCGGGAGGCAGGGCTTTGACCGTACAGCCCGCATTTGCTATAACTGAATGCAGTGCAGCGCGTTCTTCACGTGCTCCAACAAGGCATTCCTGAGTAGCTCAATGGCAGAGCATTCGGCTGTTAACCGAAGGGTTGTAGGTTCGAGTCCTACCTCAGGAGCCATTTCTCTTTAAGTGCCAGGCTTCTCTTGATCCGGTTTGGCGGCTAGGGCCTCTGTGTGCGCCTTTGAACTCCTGCCAGAAAGGCCTGCTGGACTCGGTTGAAGCTGCGACCTCGCAGAACCGCGGCGACGATGGTGCGTGTGGCGCTGGTATCCGTGAGGCGCACATAACGGCAAGCGGCGTTGCGGTCGATGGCCATCTCGGGGACGAGCGAGATGCCGACACCCGCGGCAACCATTCCCAGGAGGCTGCTGAACTGTCCACTTTCAAAGGCGATGTTGGGCGTAATGCGAGCATGAGTGCAAGCGGCGATACTGTGGTCGCGGAAACAGTGGCCATCGCGCAGCACAACAAAGGACTCGCCGCGAAGTTCCTTGAGGGCAAGCGACTCGGCGGAAGAGCGCGGGTGGTTCTTTGGCAGCACAGCAAAGAGCGGTTCCGTGCGGAGCGGGAACAACTCCAGGTCTTTGTGTCGCAGCGGAAGCGCGAGGATCGCGAGGTCAATGGACAGGTCGCGCAGGCTATCAATCAAGACCGGCGTTGTATCTTCAACGATGCGAAGTTTTGCATCGGGATACCTTTTTGTAAAAGCCGTCGTATAGCGCGGCATCATGTAAGGCGCGATGGTGGGAATAACGCCAACGGCAACGCTGCCGTGAAGGTCGGTGTTCTTGTCGGCTACGCTTGAGCGTGCCGCGTCTATCTGCTTGAGGATTGAGCGCGCATGAGGAAGAAAGGCGCGGCCGGGCTCAGTAAGGCGGACACTCCGGCCGAGGCGGTCGAATAGTCTTGCTCCGAGGTTCTCTTCCAGCTTGAGGACCTGTTGCGAGAGAGAA
This region of Acidobacteriota bacterium genomic DNA includes:
- a CDS encoding glycoside hydrolase family 95 protein, with product MSNSPSRRRFLATSAAAAAVSQQRALGWAMQTAHDSADSDEPTPYKLFFGQPASAWPDSLPVGNGRLGACVYGQPGKEHIQLNEESIWDGEVRDRNNPLANETVQKMRQLLFAGHVSEAEALVLNDFLAIPRRMPCYQTLGDLHLDFGDMQGATNYRLELNLDTAIVSTTFTHQGVNYRREVFSSQPDQAIVIRLTASHPGKISFKAVLDRPANFKTEAIAQNRLTLFGEALPVNDNPGLPVKERQVGVKYYAELLAISTDGTTSTRESALTVANATAVTLFIDCATNLRYSAGAAAMQQAVDNNLLRAAARPYADLRTRHIVDHRRLFRRAAITLGNTPGSADPNADVATDKRLAKIKAGGEDLGLLNIYFQYGRYLLIGSSRAGTFAANLQGIWNESIDPPWGSKYTININIQMIYWLAERANLSELHLPLFDLIDRTRGPGRVTAERYYNARGMVVHHNTDVWGDAVPVDGLGGGVWPMGAAWLALHMWDHYDYTGDVSFLRDRGYPRLRENALFLLDYLITDPATQHFVTGPSCSPENKYKLPDGTAHNICMAPTMDIEIVRAVLTRLLQSASVLASTPEWDATADAELHNRARLALIKLPPFQIGKAGNLQEWQADYADAEPGHRHISHLFALFPEDQITPHRTPELAKAARVTLDRRLAAGGGSTGWSRAWVICCLARLEDGDAAYTSLLKLLGESTRGNLFDLCGTKDNSPFQMDGNLGGPTGMVEMLLQSHAGGTGDPRQRGVEAITNVIRLLPALPKAWPTGSYRGLRARGGLEIDLEWQNGKATVATLHAKLELTHRILAPSGQRFASISPTPAQTIPSENLGELILPVQAGDTFTIRFT
- a CDS encoding LysR family transcriptional regulator — encoded protein: MEIHQLRYVCAIAETGSFSRAAERCKVAQPSLSQQVLKLEENLGARLFDRLGRSVRLTEPGRAFLPHARSILKQIDAARSSVADKNTDLHGSVAVGVIPTIAPYMMPRYTTAFTKRYPDAKLRIVEDTTPVLIDSLRDLSIDLAILALPLRHKDLELFPLRTEPLFAVLPKNHPRSSAESLALKELRGESFVVLRDGHCFRDHSIAACTHARITPNIAFESGQFSSLLGMVAAGVGISLVPEMAIDRNAACRYVRLTDTSATRTIVAAVLRGRSFNRVQQAFLAGVQRRTQRP